Genomic segment of uncultured Tolumonas sp.:
AATGCAAAAGTGCAAGATCGTCTGGCGGAAGGTTTACTGCTGAACATTGTGGAAGATGGCCCGAAAGCACTGGAAAACCCAACTGACTACGATATTCGCGCTAATTTGATGTGGACTGCCACCATGGCGCTGAATGGTCTGTTGTCGACTGGTGTACCCGCTGATTGGGCGACCCATTTGATTGGGCAAGAAATAACCGGTTTATATGGTTTAGACCACGCGCAAACACTGGCGATCGTTATTCCTGCCGTCTGGGCTTACAAACAGTCTGCGAAAAAAGAAAAACTACTGCAATACGCCGAGCGCGTATGGGGAATGACTGATGGTGATGAAGATGCGCGTGTTGTTGCTGTTATCGAAAAAACGCGTCAGTTCTTTGAACAAATGGGCGTAAAAACACGGTTAAGTGACTATGGTTTAGACCGTTCGGTGATCCCTGCCGTGGTAGCCAAACTGAAAGAACATGGCCATGTGCAACTGGGCGAAAAAGCTGACATTACACCTGACGATGTCACTGCCATTCTGGAACTTGCCTTGTAATTTGAGATTCAGTTTATAGTGTCTTTTGGCCCATCGTGAGATGGGCTTTTTTGATTGAGCATTTCTGATAATGATTCACTCTACGGTATGATAAATTTTTATGCGTGTTGGCCTAAAAACTATGTTCAATCGTCTCGATTATTTGAAAATTTATTGTGTTGCCGCCCAACACCGCACTTTTAGGGATGCCGCGACGAAGCTGAATGTTTCCCCACAGGTGATAACGCGTTGCATTAAAGAATTGGAAACCGAATTAGGTGAGATTTTGTTTGTGCGCAGTACGCGCAATATCAAAATAACAACCTTTGGTGAGCAGTTTTATCAGAAAGCACAAGCAGCGCTGGCTGTCATGGATGATGTTTTCGGTCATTCCACACACAATAATCTGTCGGTAAAGATTACCGCCCCGCCGTCGTATGCCAAGCCATTTTTGTTACCCGTTTTAAAAAAAATAACCGATGAACATCCGGAAATTCGCTTTGATTTACGGTTGTCGAATCAGATAGCTGATGTAGTGGAAGAGAAAATTGACATCGGGATCCGGGTCGGTCGCCCAATCACCGATCATCGATTTATCGCCAGAGCGGTCAGTAAAGTTAACCATGTGGTGGTCGCCACACCAGATACCATTGCTAAATATGGTAAACCAACCACGTTGGAAGACCTTAACCGGGTACCGATGACCACACTGTTTGATAACACGCGGAATCAGGTTTGGGAGTGGTTCTTCAAAGACAATATCCACATTACTCCCGAAAACCCTGTACTAATCACTGATGATGCCGATGCTGAATTTGAGGCTATTTTGCATGGCATTGGTTTTGGTCAGGTTTCAGTGTCAGTTGCAGCCCCTTACATTAAAAAAGGGCTATTAGTTCCGGTACTTACTGACTATGAGCTAACAGATGAGTGGGATGTCTATATTTATCGCCCGCAAAGTGGCCCTGTTCCGCCACGAGTTCGTATCGTGTTTGATGCGCTGGTTGAGCACTTCCAAAACCCAGAATTCATGCCGGTGCGAATTCCAGATCTGCTCGGATGAATTTAGATCAAATCGCGTAAATTTAATCTAACGCTTAGGAATATTTTTCGGTACAAAAAACCTGGCCAGGTGCTATTTGGCTTACCGTGGTATTCTTGTATGTGCTAGCCTACCACTGCCAGCAAAGGTGGCCGGCAAGCAAGCACCCGCTGTATTTTCGCCTGCTAACCTTCTGAAGCTCCCTTATGATTTTTGACGCAAGAACCAGACATAGATGTCAAAACCCACACAAATGCTGAATTTTGATAACCCAGATAAATGGGCTTTTTCAGCCCATCTTTTCTGCATCTTTACCTCGAATTACTAAAGTGGGATTTATTCGCCCCAATACTCGGATCAAGCGGCTAAACCCCGGCAGCACCTCAGTTTCCCCTTTTTCCATACCACGAATAGCAGCAGTAGCAAGCTTGTCCACGCTCATTAACATTGACGTATTCATATCCTCTTGTCCCTTGTTGAAATCGGTATCGGTAGCAGGGGGTGCTAATTCCAGCACCTGAACAGAAGAATGCTTCAATTGAATGCGTAAAGACTGAGTATAAGAATGCATGCCCGCTTTCGTCGCGCAGTAGATTGGCTTAAGTGGCATTGGAACAAATGCCAGTCCAGATGTGACATTGACGATCATCGCTGAAGGCTGGCTTTTCAATTGCGGTAGCAGCTGGCTAATTATTTGAATGGGGCCGATCAGATTTGTATGTATTTCAATGCCCAACTCTTCTAATTCTTCAATAGAACTTGCCGCATCATGAAGATTGCGTTTGTGACCAATACCAGCGTTATTGATCAATACATTAAGCTTAGGGAAAGCATGAATTACTGCCTGACACATTTTTAATATCGATTCTGGACGACGCTGATCGCATACAAAGGAATGAACTCCTGGTAGCGAATGGCTGGCAGCCGCAAGTCGCTCTGGTGAGCGTCCCGTAATGATAACTGTGTTGCCGTACGTGATTAATTGTTTAGCTAAGGCATATCCGATGCCACTCGTTCCACCCGTGATGAGAATGGTGTTATTGTTCAAATTCATATAAACCTCCAGCCTTTCGGAATATTTCAATAGTAGTAGTATCGAAAAAACAACTCAGTCTGAATACGTCAAAAGCACTTGCGTTCTTGCCTAATCCTGCTTCACTATCCTTGACTTCCCTCTAAAAGTGCCCTCTAGCCATGATTGAACAACTCGCTGAATCACTTTGGGCGTATACGGATCGTCAAATTGGTGATAGCCCCTACCACACCGTCATCGACGGTGTGGGGGTTTTGCGCTCAGACCGACCGACTAACCCAGTCCATCGGATGATGCAGCCTGCCATTTGTATTGTTGCGCAGGGAGCAAAGAAGGCTATTTTTGGACATGAAGAGTTGGTATACCAAGCAGGTCAAGCTCTGGTAATTGGTGTCGACACACCGTCAATCGGTTGTGTACTGGAAGCTAGCGAAGGGAAACCTTGTCTGGTGCTTGCGTTTGAGTTGGATTTGGCTATTTTGCGCAGTGTTGCAGAGGAGCTATCCAATCACCTTACTCCTCGGAACAAAGTAAGTTATGGTGTATGCATTGCTGACGTGTCTGGGCCATTAGCCGATTGTGCATTGCGTATCATACGATTATTAGAAACGCCCAAGGCTATTCCGATAATATACCCGCTCATCATGCGAGAAGTTTGTTACTGGTTACTCACCGGACCACAAGGTGGCGAAATTGCGCAGTTGGTACTTGCCCACAATACCTCACAAGGTGTTATCACTGCCATTCAACATCTACGACAGCACTATCAAACCCCCATTCTTATTGAAGTGTTAGCCAAAATAGCTCATCTAAGCTCCTCAGCCTTCCATCGGCAGTTTAAGGCTCTGACCTACCTGTCACCGCGACAATATCAAAAACAACTGCGATTATTAGAAGCGCGACGCCAGATATGGACTAGCGCCGTTACTATGGAAAATGTAGCCTACAATGTTGGCTACGAAAGCCCTTCTCAGTTTAACCGTGAATATGTGCGCATGTTTGGCATACCGCCGAAACAGGATAAAATAAGATATCGCGAAACGGCCTAGGCACATGTCTAATTACAGGAATGGTTTTAAATCCATGTGAGCTAAAATGACTAGTGAGCCTTTCCCCGCTAAAAGATGCGATGGGATCAAGTAATGCCAAACGGCAGGCAAATCCGAAAGGTAGCAAACTGCAGTTAGCCTTTCATCTTCAGTTCTATACCAGACACGACCAGATACATCTCTTTTGCTTTGGCGGCTAACAGCTGGTTAACTCGCCCAGCAATATCACGAAATCGTCTGGCTAAGAGATTATCGGGAACAATGCCAAAACCCACTTCGTTCGTGACTATATAGACTGGGCATGGGCTTGCGAGACAAGCGGCGATCAAATCCTCAATCTCAACCATGATCCGCTGTTCAATGGCCGCAAAATCCATCATTTCTGCAGGAATATCCCCTGTTTTATCAAACATGAGGTTGGTGATCATAGTGGTAATACACTCCAGCATGATGGCATCACAATCAGCACTTCGCTGGCGGATCACCCTACCAAGTTCACAATACCCCTCATGCGTAAGCCATTGTGCAGGTCTGGTTTGTTGATGAATGACGATGCGTTCTGCCATTTCATCATCCGTAACGATAGATGTGGCAATGTATAAAACATTATCGCCTTGCTGCGCGGCAAATTGTTCTGCCAATCGACTTTTACCGCTACGTGCACCGCCCGTGATCAAAATCATAGTGCGGTCCTAATTGGTTTT
This window contains:
- a CDS encoding LysR family transcriptional regulator, which translates into the protein MFNRLDYLKIYCVAAQHRTFRDAATKLNVSPQVITRCIKELETELGEILFVRSTRNIKITTFGEQFYQKAQAALAVMDDVFGHSTHNNLSVKITAPPSYAKPFLLPVLKKITDEHPEIRFDLRLSNQIADVVEEKIDIGIRVGRPITDHRFIARAVSKVNHVVVATPDTIAKYGKPTTLEDLNRVPMTTLFDNTRNQVWEWFFKDNIHITPENPVLITDDADAEFEAILHGIGFGQVSVSVAAPYIKKGLLVPVLTDYELTDEWDVYIYRPQSGPVPPRVRIVFDALVEHFQNPEFMPVRIPDLLG
- a CDS encoding SDR family NAD(P)-dependent oxidoreductase, whose translation is MNLNNNTILITGGTSGIGYALAKQLITYGNTVIITGRSPERLAAASHSLPGVHSFVCDQRRPESILKMCQAVIHAFPKLNVLINNAGIGHKRNLHDAASSIEELEELGIEIHTNLIGPIQIISQLLPQLKSQPSAMIVNVTSGLAFVPMPLKPIYCATKAGMHSYTQSLRIQLKHSSVQVLELAPPATDTDFNKGQEDMNTSMLMSVDKLATAAIRGMEKGETEVLPGFSRLIRVLGRINPTLVIRGKDAEKMG
- a CDS encoding AraC family transcriptional regulator, producing MIEQLAESLWAYTDRQIGDSPYHTVIDGVGVLRSDRPTNPVHRMMQPAICIVAQGAKKAIFGHEELVYQAGQALVIGVDTPSIGCVLEASEGKPCLVLAFELDLAILRSVAEELSNHLTPRNKVSYGVCIADVSGPLADCALRIIRLLETPKAIPIIYPLIMREVCYWLLTGPQGGEIAQLVLAHNTSQGVITAIQHLRQHYQTPILIEVLAKIAHLSSSAFHRQFKALTYLSPRQYQKQLRLLEARRQIWTSAVTMENVAYNVGYESPSQFNREYVRMFGIPPKQDKIRYRETA
- the cobU gene encoding bifunctional adenosylcobinamide kinase/adenosylcobinamide-phosphate guanylyltransferase; this encodes MILITGGARSGKSRLAEQFAAQQGDNVLYIATSIVTDDEMAERIVIHQQTRPAQWLTHEGYCELGRVIRQRSADCDAIMLECITTMITNLMFDKTGDIPAEMMDFAAIEQRIMVEIEDLIAACLASPCPVYIVTNEVGFGIVPDNLLARRFRDIAGRVNQLLAAKAKEMYLVVSGIELKMKG